The following proteins come from a genomic window of Blastococcus sp. HT6-30:
- a CDS encoding uracil-DNA glycosylase codes for MALDADGFPVTRTPAGVVRGARAARDLAVLDARISGCYACPRLVAWREEVARTKRASFRNQDYWGRPVPGLGPADARIAVVGLAPAAHGGNRTGRVFTGDRSGDWIFAALSRAGLANQPTSTHIGDGLELTDVRVAAAVRCAPPANAPTPEERDTCSPWLARELELLPRLRVVVVLGGFGWTALWPVLAAAGYALPRPRPAFGHGVEVALSGPRGPLTLLGSYHVSQQNTFTGRLTEPMLDAVLSRATELAGDPR; via the coding sequence ATGGCACTCGACGCCGACGGCTTCCCGGTCACCCGCACGCCGGCCGGGGTCGTCCGCGGCGCCCGTGCGGCCCGGGACCTCGCCGTCCTCGACGCCCGCATCTCCGGCTGCTACGCCTGCCCCCGGCTGGTCGCGTGGCGGGAGGAGGTGGCCAGGACCAAGCGGGCCTCCTTCCGCAACCAGGACTACTGGGGCCGGCCGGTGCCCGGGCTCGGGCCGGCCGACGCCCGGATCGCCGTCGTCGGGCTGGCGCCGGCCGCCCACGGCGGGAACCGCACCGGCCGGGTCTTCACCGGCGACCGCAGCGGCGACTGGATCTTCGCCGCGCTCTCGCGGGCCGGGCTGGCGAACCAGCCGACCTCCACCCACATCGGCGACGGACTGGAGCTCACCGACGTCCGGGTGGCTGCCGCCGTGCGCTGCGCACCGCCGGCGAACGCGCCCACGCCGGAGGAGCGGGACACCTGCTCGCCGTGGCTGGCCCGGGAGCTGGAGCTGCTGCCGCGGCTGCGGGTGGTCGTCGTCCTCGGCGGCTTCGGCTGGACGGCGCTGTGGCCGGTCCTGGCCGCCGCCGGGTACGCGCTGCCCCGGCCGCGGCCGGCGTTCGGCCACGGCGTCGAGGTGGCGCTGTCCGGGCCCCGAGGCCCGCTGACGTTGCTGGGCAGCTACCACGTGAGCCAGCAGAACACCTTCACCGGCAGGCTCACCGAGCCGATGCTCGACGCCGTGCTGTCCCGTGCCACGGAGCTCGCGGGGGATCCCCGCTAG
- a CDS encoding Bax inhibitor-1/YccA family protein: protein MPSRNPAFSRGFGNAGPGQQSAGWGNAPQYGGPRYGAPQYGAPTQYGAPAPQHDAYTAPSPYGTTEATRYMTMDDVVQKTGLSFLVTVVSAAVTWALLPQELAWGLALPSVLVAFVLGLVIAFKQIANPAATLAYGALYGVALGAISEAFNDVYPGIVMQALIGTFGVFAGMLVVYKTGAIRVTPKLTRWVMAAGIGVLVLMVANFVAAWIGGGNGLGLRDGGPLAIGFSLLVIGVAAFFLLLDFDMADEAIRRGAPAKFAWYIAFGLLVTVIWLYIEILRLLSYLQDD, encoded by the coding sequence ATGCCCAGTAGGAACCCGGCGTTCAGCCGTGGGTTCGGTAATGCGGGCCCCGGCCAGCAGTCCGCCGGTTGGGGCAACGCCCCCCAGTACGGCGGGCCCCGGTACGGCGCGCCGCAGTACGGGGCCCCGACCCAGTACGGCGCCCCCGCGCCGCAGCACGACGCGTACACCGCACCGTCCCCGTACGGGACGACCGAGGCGACGCGGTACATGACCATGGACGACGTCGTCCAGAAGACGGGTCTGTCCTTCCTCGTCACCGTCGTCTCGGCGGCGGTCACCTGGGCGCTCCTCCCCCAGGAGCTGGCGTGGGGCCTGGCCCTGCCGTCGGTCCTGGTCGCCTTCGTGCTCGGCCTGGTGATCGCCTTCAAGCAGATCGCCAACCCGGCCGCGACGCTGGCCTACGGTGCGCTCTACGGCGTCGCCCTGGGTGCGATCAGCGAGGCGTTCAACGACGTCTACCCGGGCATCGTCATGCAGGCGCTGATCGGCACCTTCGGTGTTTTCGCCGGCATGCTGGTGGTCTACAAGACGGGCGCCATCCGCGTCACCCCCAAGCTGACCCGCTGGGTCATGGCCGCCGGTATCGGTGTCCTGGTCCTGATGGTGGCCAACTTCGTGGCCGCGTGGATCGGCGGCGGCAACGGCCTGGGCCTGCGCGACGGTGGTCCGCTGGCGATCGGCTTCAGCCTGCTCGTGATCGGTGTGGCGGCGTTCTTCCTGCTGCTCGACTTCGACATGGCCGACGAGGCCATCCGTCGTGGGGCGCCGGCCAAGTTCGCCTGGTACATCGCCTTCGGTCTGCTCGTGACCGTCATCTGGCTGTACATCGAGATCCTGCGCCTGCTGAGCTACCTCCAGGACGACTGA